In Papaver somniferum cultivar HN1 chromosome 1, ASM357369v1, whole genome shotgun sequence, a genomic segment contains:
- the LOC113282229 gene encoding transcription initiation factor IIB-2-like → MDAFCSDCKRNTEVVFDHSAGDTVCSECGLVLEAHSIDETSEWRTFANESGDNDPNRVGGPSNPLLTDGGLSTVISKPNGASGDFLSSSLGRWQNRGSNPDRTLMQAFKTIATILGLVATIKDRANEIYKKVEDQKSIRGRNQDAILAACLYIACRQEDKPRTVKEICSVANGATKKEIGRAKECIVKQMESDPDLSVPFSVNPVHAVDFLRRFCSHLGMTNQAVKAAQEAVQKSEELDIRRSPISVAAAVIYMIT, encoded by the exons ATGGATGCATTTTGCTCAGACTGTAAAAGAAACACAGAGGTAGTGTTTGACCACTCTGCCGGGGACACAGTTTGTTCCGAATGCGGGCTTGTCTTGGAAGCTCACTCCATCGATGAGACATCTGAATGGAGGACCTTTGCAAATGAGTCTGGTGATAATGATCCCAATCGTGTTGGTGGTCCATCAAACCCTCTCCTCACTGATGGTGGTCTTTCCACTGTAATTTCAAAACCAAATGGTGCTTCTGGTGATTTTCTGTCATCCTCTCTAGGACGTTGGCAGAATCGAGGTTCAAATCCTGATCGGACGCTCATGCAAGCCTTCAAAACCATCGCTACCAT ATTGGGCCTTGTTGCAACCATAAAG GACAGAGCGAATGAGATATATAAGAAGGTGGAAGATCAGAAGTCCATtagaggaagaaatcaagatgcaaTTTTGGCTGCATGCCTGTATATAGCTTGTCGTCAAGAGGACAAACCTCGCACGGTGAAGG AAATTTGCTCTGTTGCCAATGGAGCAACAAAGAAGGAAATAGGGCGCGCGAAAGAGTGCATCGTGAAACAGATGGAGTCAGACCCGGACCTGTCGGTTCCGTTTTCTGTAAACCCCGTACATGCTGTAGACTTTTTG AGGCGTTTCTGTTCCCATCTTGGCATGACCAACCAAGCCGTTAAAGCTGCCCAAGAAGCAGTTCAAAAGTCAGAAGAGCTTGACATAAG GAGGAGCCCTATTTCAGTAGCTGCTGCTGTCATTTACATGATAACCTAG
- the LOC113282239 gene encoding histone H3.2: MARTKQTARKSTGGKAPRKQLATKAARKSAPATGGVKKPHRFRPGTVALREIRKYQKSTELLIRKLPFQRLVREIAQDFKTDLRFQSSAVAALQEAAEAYLVGLFEDTNLCAIHAKRVTIMPKDIQLARRIRGERA, encoded by the coding sequence ATGGCTCGTACTAAGCAAACAGCAAGGAAATCCACCGGAGGAAAAGCCCCAAGGAAGCAATTAGCAACAAAAGCAGCCCGGAAATCAGCACCAGCAACCGGAGGAGTGAAGAAACCTCACAGATTCAGGCCAGGAACCGTCGCTCTTCGTGAGATCAGGAAATACCAGAAGAGTACTGAGTTGTTGATTCGCAAGCTTCCATTTCAGAGATTAGTTCGTGAGATTGCTCAAGATTTCAAGACTGATTTGAGGTTTCAGAGTTCAGCAGTTGCAGCTTTACAGGAAGCAGCAGAAGCTTATCTTGTTGGTTTGTTTGAAGATACTAATCTCTGTGCTATTCATGCTAAAAGGGTTACTATTATGCCCAAAGATATTCAACTTGCTAGGAGAATCAGAGGTGAACGTGCTTGA
- the LOC113276067 gene encoding uncharacterized protein LOC113276067, giving the protein MSLMRSYVREKYEIYLDSPSDSDEEEKALPMFTQLCLDERLRIIRQPIPKEVQIRSVITHDRVWHDAKMMNDYFTPGIGYTSRQFKQRLGMSEDLFEKLLGKLLEVDPEWVQRPDATGTMGHSPHMKLVAVMKCLCRSTPADSVDDYTRMGATTIYKYQKRFCYTICMTFGARYLREPTPEDVQRLLAENAGRGFPGMLSSVDCMQWPWKNYHVA; this is encoded by the coding sequence ATGAGTCTAATGCGTTCTTATGTGAGAGAAAAATATGAAATTTATTTGGATTCCCCTAGtgatagtgatgaagaagagaaagcttTGCCAATGTTTACACAATTATGTTTGGATGAACGATTGCGTATTATTAGACAACCCATACCAAAGGAGGTACAAATACGTAGTGTAATAACGCATGATCGAGTGTGGCATGATGCcaaaatgatgaatgattattttacgcctggaatcggttatacctcTAGACAATTCAAACAACGTCTAGGCATGAGTGAAGACTTATTCGAGAAATTGTTAGGAAAATTGCTTGAAGTGGATCCGGAATGGGTTCAACGTCCGGATGCAACCGGTACTATGGGGCATTCTCCGCATATGAAATTAGTTGCGgtgatgaaatgtttatgcaGAAGTACGCCAGCTGATAGTGTTGATGATTACACTCGTATGGGTGCCACCACAATATACAAGTATCAAAAAAGATTTTGCTACACCATTTGTATGACTTTTGGAGCAAGATATTTGCGTGAACCCACTCCTGAAGATGTTCAGAGGTTGCTAGCTGAGAATGCCGGCCGAGGTTTTCCTGGAATGCTTAgtagtgttgattgtatgcaATGGCCATGGAAGAATTATCATGTAGCTTAG
- the LOC113282222 gene encoding transcription initiation factor IIB → MADAYCSDCKRSTEVVFDHSAGDTVCSECGLVLEAHSIDETSEWRTFANESGDNDPVRVGGPSNPLLTDGGLSTVISKPNGASGDFLSSSLGRWQNRGSNPDRSLIQAFKTIATMSDRLGLVATIKDRANEIYKKVEDQKSIRGRNQDAILAACLYIACRQEDKPRTVKEICSVANGATKKEIGRAKEYIVKQMEIELGQSMEMGTIHAGDFLRRFCSHLGMTNQAVKAAQEAVQKSEELDIRRSPISVAAAVIYMITQLSEEKKLLRDISIATGVAEGTIRNSYKDLYPYAVRLIPTWYAKEEELRNLCSP, encoded by the exons ATGGCAGATGCTTATTGCTCAGACTGTAAGAGAAGCACAGAGGTAGTGTTTGACCACTCTGCTGGGGACACAGTTTGTTCAGAATGTGGGCTTGTCTTGGAAGCTCACTCCATTGATGAGACATCTGAATGGAGGACCTTTGCAAACGAGTCTGGTGATAATGATCCCGTCCGTGTTGGTGGTCCATCAAACCCTCTCCTCACTGACGGTGGTCTTTCCACTGTGATTTCAAAGCCAAATGGTGCTTCTGGTGATTTTCTGTCATCCTCTCTAGGGCGTTGGCAGAATCGGGGTTCAAATCCTGACCGATCGCTTATCCAAGCCTTCAAAACCATTGCTACCATGTCTGAcag ATTGGGCCTTGTCGCAACCATAAAG GATAGAGCGAATGAAATATATAAGAAGGTGGAAGATCAGAAGTCCATTaggggaagaaatcaagatgcaaTTCTGGCTGCCTGCTTGTATATAGCTTGTCGTCAGGAGGATAAACCTCGCACGGTGAAGG AAATATGCTCTGTTGCCAATGGAGCAACAAAGAAGGAAATAGGGCGCGCGAAAGAGTACATCGTGAAACAAATGGAGATAGAGTTGGGTCAATCAATGGAAATGGGAACCATACATGCTGGAGACTTTTTG AGGCGTTTCTGTTCCCATCTGGGTATGACCAACCAAGCCGTTAAAGCTGCACAAGAAGCAGTTCAAAAGTCAGAAGAGCTTGACATAAG GAGGAGCCCTATATCAGTAGCAGCTGCTGTCATTTACATGATAACTCAGCTGTCGGAGGAGAAGAAGCTACTCCGAG ATATATCCATTGCAACTGGAGTTGCTGAGGGAACCATTAGGAACTCATACAAGGATCTGTATCCTTACGCTGTTAGGTTAATACCTACCTGGTATGCAAAAGAGGAGGAGCTGAGGAACTTATGCAGCCCTTGA